A stretch of DNA from Candidatus Fonsibacter ubiquis:
TGCAATTCTTAACTTTAAGTCTCTCCCAGCTTTTTCCATTTCTGTATGTGCATTAACTAAAAAAATAATATTTGGATCAAATTGTCTAATTGCTTTTGCAATAGTCATTGACAATTCATAATTCTCGCAGGCAGTATTACTTAGAGCTCCATGGGGTTTTACGTGGGTTACTTTCATTTTTAACTTATCAGCAGCTATACTTAAAATTTCACATTGATCGATAATAAGTTTAGTAACTTCCTCTGAAGAAATATTCATTCTCTTTCTGCCAAAATTTTCTCTATCCAAGTAAGATGGGTGCGATCCAATACTAACACCATTATCTTTAGATATTCTAATTGTCTTTTTCATCGTTTCTTCATCTCCTGCGTGATAACCGCAAGCAATATTTGCAGAATTTACTATTTTTAATAAGGCAGGATCATTTTCTGTAGAATGAAACTTTGAACTTTCACCAAGATCACTATTAATATTTACTTCCATTATATTTCGCTTTTGCTAATTTAAAATTTCTTAAAGTTTATACAATATCCATGATAAAAAAAATAACTAATATCAGCGATCAAGGGATCATTTGTGATTTTGGTGAAGAGGTAAATAAAGATATTAATAAAAAAGTTATTAACCTTTTTAACTATCTTAAAGAAAAAAGTAATAAAAACGAAATTAAAGGTATCTACAATATTATTCCATCCTACAATAAACTAGTTGTACATTTTGATTTGGAAATAAATAACTCTCATAAAATTAAAGAAATAATTTCAACTATTGATCTTAAAAAATTAAACACAACTCAATCAGGCAAAAACTGGACTATTCCTGTTTGTTATGATGATGAATTTGCGCTTGATTTAGAGAATTTAACTAACTCGCTAAAATTATCTAAGGAGGAAATTATTAAATCTCATCTGGAAACTGAATTTTATGTATACATGATAGGTTTTATGCCAGGTCATCCCTATATGGGTGATCTTGATAAAAAATTATTTACCGGCCGACTTCAGTCACCCAGAGTTCAAGTACCCATTGGCTCTGTTGCGATTGCAGAAAAATTTTGCATCGTTTACCCTTATCTTAGTCCTGGAGGATGGAACATTATTGGCAGAACTTCTGTTAAGTTATTTGATACTAAAAATCTTACAAACCCATGTTTGTTTTCACCCGGAGACACAATAAAATTTAAAAAAGTTAATAAATCAGAATTAAAATAATGGAACAAAGTTATTTTGAAGTTTTAAGACCAGGCATTAATTCAACATTTCAAGATAGAGGAAGATTTGGTGTGCAGTATATGGGGCTAGCTCCAGGTGGCGCTATGGATTACCAATCTTTTCTGCTTTCTAATGTTTTATTAAACAATGAAAAAAATACTGGAACAATAGAATTTGCTTACCAAGGTCCTTTGCTAAAATTAATAAAAGGTAAAACTAAAATTGCAATTACGGGAAATGTTTTTTTTAAAATATATTCTCAAAAAGGAGAAGTAATTGGTGAAACTTACCGCACGTATGATCTAAATGAAGGTGATCAATTAGACATTCTTGCAACAAAATCCTCTGTTTATGGGTATTTAAGTATTGAAGGAGGTTTTAAATTAAATAAATTTTGCGGATCCGTTTCATCTCAACCTCGAGCATTTATTGGTCCTAACGATGGAAAAAAAATTGAATTAAAAGATAAAATCTTAATTATTAAAAACTCCGAAACTAAAGAAAATAAAATAATAAGAAATATTAAATTTGAAGAAAAAAAAATATTTAGCGTGCTTCCTGGCCCACAATTTCATTACTTTAGTGCGGCTTCTAAAAAAGAATTTTTTTCAACACCCTATTTAATCACTAAACAAACTGACAGAATGGGAATGAGAGTTTTGGGAAAAAGTTTAGAAAACTTAGTTAATTCCAATATTCCTTCCGAAGGTATTATAAAAGGAGCAATTCAAGTTCCAGGAGATGGAAATCCAATTATACTTCTATCTGATCATCCAACAACGGGTGGATACCCAAAAGTTGGTTCAATTATTTCTTCTGATTATGATGACTTAATACAACAAAATTCAAATAAAGAAATTTTCTTCCAACTTGTAACATTAGAAGCTGCAGAGCAACAATTTGCACTATATGTAGAAAAAATAAAAAGAAAGATTGCAAATATCGAAAAGATATAATTAAAAAATTTAAGCCATATTTCTTAAAACGTACTGAAGAATGCCACCATGTTTATAATATTCAGTTTCATTATCAGTATCGATTCTTGAAAGAACATTAATTTTTTTAGAACTTCCGTCTTCAAATAAGAACTCTACAGTTACTTCTTCTCTAGGTTTTAGGCCTTTTTCAACATTTAGAATATTTATAATTTCAGATCCTTTTAAATTTAAGGTCTTTCTCGAATATCCCTCTTTAAATTGAAGAGGTAAAATTCCCATGCCAACTAAATTAGATCTATGAATTCTTTCAAAGCTTTCAGCAATCACTGCTTTAACCCCTAAAAGTTTGGTGCCTTTTGCAGCCCAGTCACGAGATGATCCTGTTCCATATTCTTTACCTGCAATTACAACAAGGTCCACTTTCCTTTTTTGGTATTCCATAGAAGCGTCAAATACTGGCATTACTTTTTTATCAGGATGAAGCATAGTCACTCCTCCTTCTGTACCTGGCGCCATTTCATTTTTAATTCTGATATTAGCAAAAGTTCCTCTCATCATTACTTCATGATTTCCTCTTCTTGCTCCATAAGAGTTGAAATCTTTTTGAAGTACTTGATGCTCCATAAAATAATCTCCTGTGGGTCCAGATTTTTGAATAGATCCTGCTGGAGAAATATGATCCGTTGTTATTGAATCTGCTAAAATTAAAAGAGGCCTTGCGTTCTTAATTGCTTTAAATCCCTCCGGTTTGTCAGGTAAATTTTCAAAAAATGGAGGTCGCTTAACATAGGTTGATTTTTGATCCCAATCATAAATACTACTCGCAACTGTTTTAATTTTCTGCCAACTAGCTGGTCCTTCTGAAACATTATCATACCTCGATCTATACATCTGCGCCGTGATTGAAGTTAAGATTTTATCTGCAATTTCTTTATTTGAAGGCCAAATATCTTTTAAAAATACATCTTTGCCATTTTTATCTTTGCCAAGTGCATCCTTATAAAGATCAACCATCATCGAGCCTGCAATAGCATAAGCCACAACTAAAGGAGGTGATGCTAAATAATTTGCTTTTACTTGTGGATGAACTCTTCCTTCAAAATTTCTATTTCCTGATAGAACTGAGGCAACATATAATTCACCTTTTATAATTGAATTACTAATATTATCATTCAATGGTCCAGAATTTCCAATACAAGTCGTACAACCATAGCCAACTAAATTAAAACCTAATTGATTTAGATAGGTATCAAGTCCAGCTTTTTCTAAATAATCTGTAACTACTTTTGAACCTGGCGCAAGTGAGGTTTTAACCCAAGGCTTAGAAGACAATCCTTTTTCAATTGCTTTTTTAGCAAGAAGTCCTGCAGCAATTAAAACGCTAGGGTTAGAAGTATTTGTACAAGATGTGATTGCGGCAATGACAATATTTCCATCTTTTAATTTATAATTTGCATTTTCAACTGGATATTCTTTTAAAGCTGTTCTTTTTATAGTTTCTTTAAAATTTTTATCAAAATCTTTTGCAGCATCTGTTAATAACACTTTATCCTGAGGGCGTTTTGGTCCTGCAATTGTTGGCGCCACTGTGCTCACATCTAGGCTTAAAGTATCAGTAAATACCATGCCAGAACTAGTCCATAGTCCCTGCTCTTTTGCATAAACTTCTATAAGTTTAATTAAATCTTTATCTCTTCCAGTAAATTCTAAATATTTTAATGTCTCTTCATCAATTGGAAAAAATCCACAAGTCGCACCGTATTCCGGAGCCATGTTTGCTATAGTTGCTCTATCTGCTAAAGATAAATTTTTTAAACCCTCGCCATAAAACTCGACAAATTTTCCAACTACGCCTTTTTTTCTTAACATTTGTGTAACTGTTAAAACTAAATCTGTTGCAGTTGTGCCTTCTGGTAATTTTCCTTTAACTTCAAATCCAACAACCTCAGGAATTAACATAGAAATAGGCTGTCCCAACATTACAGCCTCAGCTTCAATTCCTCCAACTCCCCAACCTAAAACAGAAAGACCATTTACCATTGTTGTGTGACTATCAGTGCCCACTAAAGTATCTGGATAAGCAGTCAATTCTCCATTCATTTCAGATGACCAGACTACTTTTGATAAATATTCTAAATTAACTTGATGACAAATTCCTGTGCCTGGAGGTACCACTTTAAAATTATCAAATGCTTGCTGTCCCCATTTTAAAAAAGAATATCTTTCCCCATTTCTTGAAAATTCTTTTTCAACATTTAAATCAAATGAATCTTTATTGGCATAATTATCAACCATCACAGAATGGTCTATTACTAAGTCTACTTGTGATAATGGATTAATTTTTTTTGGATCTTTATTCTTTGCCTTAACTGCATCACGCATTGCCGCTAGATCTGCAACTGCTGGAATTCCTGTATAATCCTGCATTAAAACTCGAGCGGGACGATATGCAATTTCAGTATCTGAAGTTTTATTATTTAACCAACTTTGAATAGCATTAATCTGTGTTTTATCTACTGTGCTGTTATCTTCATAACGGAGTAAATTTTCTAATAAAACTTTAAGAGACTTTGGTAGTTTACTTATATCTTTAAGTCCATTCTTCTCAGCCTCTGTAAGGCTGTAAATTACATAATCTTTTCCATTAACTTTGATTGTTTTTTTTGATTTAAAAGAATTAACTTTGCTCATAAATAAATTCGCACATTATTTACTATCACAAACATATAACTTCAACGGATTATTTTTATTGTTAGGTAGCTCAAAACATTCTCCCTTAAAACATATTTTCCAATTCTCTATGTTAGCACTAGATGTGGCAAGAATAATCTCATTTTGTTGAATATTTTTTGGTTTATAAACCCACCAACCGTTAACTAATTTGGAATTTTCGGGTGGTTCCATTCCTGCGCCCGATCCTTTTATTCTGGCCTCTATAATTTCAAATTTATTATTTACAATCTTCCAGTCTTCTTGCCATTGAACTTTTTCAACAGAATGGGACCAACTTAGAGTGAATAATGAAACTGCATAGCTGGCTATTTTCAAACTCGATGCAACACAAAGGGACACGTATTATAATTATAAATTATTAAGTATTTATTTTTTTTTTATTAAACCAGCAATAAATTAAAATAACTGCAATTAAAAAAAATGCAATTTGATCAGTCAAAGGCAATGTTATAACTAAAAGAAAAGGAACTAAAAAAGTTACAAACCTTTCAAAAAAATTTAAATCTTTATGATAGTAACCAATAACTGTTATTCCCCAAAATAAAATTGCAAGTATGACTTTAATGCAAATATAAAAAACTGAAAAAATATAGTTTAATAAATTGTTTCCATCGTAACCTTGTAGCATTAATTCTGGAGAATAAACTGCCATATAAGGAATGACAAATCCTGCCATTGCAACTTTGATTGCTTCGAATGAAATTTTAAGTCCGCTTTCCTTTGCAATTGGCGCTGCAGCAAAACATGCAAGAGCAACAGGTGGTGTTAGGTCAGCCATTATTCCAAAATAAAATACAAACATATGACTAACTATTAAAGGCACGCCTAATTTTAATAATGCTGGAGCTACCACTGCGGATGTAATGATATAATTTGGGATCGTTGGTATTCCCATTCCAAGTATAAGACTTATAAACATTGTAAGAACTAGTGATAAAAAGATACTAGTTTTTCCAACATCTATTACTAATCCAGCAATACTACTTGCAATTCCTGTTAAAGTAAGAGTGCCAATTATTATTCCAACTACTGCACAAGCGACTCCAACTGGAAGTGCAGTTTTTGCTCCTTCTGCAAGTGCGTCTCTACAAGACAAAAGTGTTTCCCTTCCACCTTTTGAAAAAAAATTCCAAAGAAGTAAAATTACTAAAATAATTTTTATAACATCCGCTCCTAACTTAAAGAATAATGAGGCTGTAAAACCTAAGATTATCCAAAATATTATTTTTATTATTTTTGATGAAAATCCTAATGCAATTGAACTACCTAAAATAAGAAAAGCAGTTAATATAAGTCCAATGCTACCTGAGTAAAGTGGTGTATAACCTGCAAATAGTAAATAAATTAAAACCAATAAAGGTAAAACTAAAAACCATTTTTCTTTTATTGCTTTAATTGCAGATGGTAATTCATTTTTTGGAAGTCCTATAAGATTTCTTTTTGAAGCTTCTAAGTGAACCATCCAAAACGCCGAAAAATAATATAGTAGAGCTGGAATTATTGCAGCTTTTACAATTTCGAAATATTCAACACCTAAAGTTTCGGCCATTATGAATGCAACAGCGCCCATAACAGGGGGCATTATTTGTCCACCCATTGACGCTGTGGCCTCGACTCCTCCAGCAAATGCGGAGCGATATCCAAATTTTTTCATTAAAGGAATTGTAAATTGACCAGTAGTTACAACATTTGCAACTCCAGAGCCCGAAATTGTTCCCATTAATCCAGATGAAACAATTGAAACTTTAGCAGGTCCTCCTGTGGTATGGCCTACAGTACCAAGAGAAACGTCAGTAAATAATTTTATCATTCCAGCTCTCTCTAAAAAAGAACCAAATAAAATAAACAAAAAAATAAAAGTTGAAGAAACATAAGTTGGAACTCCATAAATACCTTCTGTTCCATAAGTCATATGTTCAATTACTGTTTTAAAATCATAGCCTCTATGTTGAAAAAGCCCCGAAAGATTATTGCCAAATAAACAATAAAGTAAAAAAACTCCGCAGATAATTGGTAATGCAATGCCCATTATGACCCAAGAAACTCCGAATACGACTACTAACGCAAGAACTCCAAATACAATATCCATTGGTATTGGATCTCCTGAGCGAAGAATAAGTGGTTTATACTCAATAATTTGATAGGTCGCCACAGCAACACTAACTAGTGCAATACACCAGCCAATAATTTTAAAAAATATATTTTTTTTTTTTATTGCTAAAACAAGAGGGAATCCTAAAAGTCCTAAAAAACCAACATGCACTGATCTTAAAATTTGACTAGGAACATCTATAATATGTGCTGCAGTTAATAATTGAAAACTAGAAAAAGCAATTGCTATATAAAATAATATCTTTCCTTCTAGATTGAGTGGAAATTTTTCTATAAGCGGATCAATTAACTCTACTGAAAGATTATTACCAGTAGAGTTAATTTTTTTATCCATAAACTAAAAAATTTTTAGTTTATTTTATTATTCCTTTTTCTTTAAAATATTTCTGAGCCCCAGGATGTAACGGAACTGGCATTCCAACTGTTGCCTTTTTTATATCAATATCTTTTGCAGCAGCATGTGCGGCGACTAATTCAGGTAAACTTTCAAATACTAATTTTGTCATTTGATAAACTGTTTCTGTTGAAACATCTTTATGTGTAACTAAAAAATTACCAATAGCAGCTGTTGAAACATTTTCTGCTTGACCTTTGTAAGTATTCGCCGGAATCACTCCCGTAATATATGGAGATCCTATTTTTTTAATTATATCAGGGGAGACAGAAACTACCACTACATCCACAGAATTTGCTAAATCTTTTAAGGATGCCACGCCAAGTCCAGCAGATTGAAGTGTAGCGTCAAGTTGTCTGTTTTTAATTAACTCAACTGACTCAGCAAAAGGAAGATATTCTGTTTTAGCAAGATCTTTGTAACTCATGCCTGCAGCAGTTAATATCGCTCTTGCATTTAGTTCTGTTCCAGATTTTGGCGCTCCTACAGAAACTCTTTTGCCCTTTAAATCAGCTATTGATTTAATATTTGAACCTTTAGCCGCAACTATTTGAACATAATTTGGGTAAATAGCAGCGATACCTCTTAATTTATCTAACTTACCTTTAAATCCGACTTCTTCATTTCCTTCCCAAGCAAATTTTAAGGAGTCCCCAAGAACAAAAGCTATCTCACCTTTTCCGTCTTGAAGTAAATTTAAATTTTCAACGGAAGCTTTTGTAGCTTGTACTTGTGTTTTTGAATTTTTTATTTTATCGCCATAGATTTTTTGTAAACTTACACCTAATGGATAATAAACACCTGAAGTTCCACCCGTTAAAATATTAATAAATTCGGCAGAATTTGAAGTGCTAACAGTCATTAAAAGTGCACATAAAATAGAAGATATTTTTTTTAACATATCTGACCTTTAAATTAGTTTGTGAAGTTATTAGATTATAAAAATTACTAAAAGACAATTACTTTTTGTTCAACTTGGAGTAGTATAAAAAATAAATCAAAAGATTATTCGCATAACTATTAAATTATTAAATTTTAATTAAGAATTAATTTCAAATTTTATGAAATATAAAATTAATAAATCTGAAACCGAATGGCAAAACATTTTGTCTGAAAGTGAATACAAGATTCTTCGTCAAGAAGGAACGGAACGTGCATTTACAAATATGCTTTGTAATGAAAATAGAGATGGTAATTATTATTGTAAAGGCTGCAATTCAAAATTATTTAGCTCTAAAATGAAATTTGACAGCGGTACAGGTTGGCCATCTTTTTTTGAATCGTATAAGAATGTTTTTGATACAAGCACAGATTATAAATTAATTTATCCTAGAACTGAATATCATTGCGCTAGATGTGGTGGTCATCATGGACATTTATTTGATGACGGTCCAGAACCCACAAATAAAAGATACTGCAATAATGGAACTGCTCTAAAGTTTGTTCCGGAAAAGGTAGATTAGTTATATGAGTATATCATCTGAAGTAAGCAAAAAAGGTTTTATAAAATATATTGGCGGTATTGAATTTAAAAAAATTTCGGAAAATAATTTTGAGTTTATATCAAAAGTTCAAAAATTTAATTTAAACTCCTCTGGTATAAGTCATGGTGGTTATTTAGCTTCAATTCTAGACAGTGGGATGGGTTCTGCTGCGCATAAGATAATTGATGAAGGAAAAAGATGCGTGACTATTTCTCTAGATATAAAATTTATTGGTACTTCTAAAGAAAATGATATCTTGATTGGTAAAGTAGTTATTAGTAAAAAAACTCAATCTCTGATTTTTGTAGAGGCAAAATTGTTTAATTCTGAACAAGTTATTGCAACTGCATGTGGAATTTGGAAAATCTTAAAATAAATTACCTCCAAACTTCTTTTAGTCTCTCCATTCTTCTGCAACCAATTACATAAGCAAAATAATCTGATGGATTTTTTTTGTAATACTGCTGATGATAGTCTTCAGCTGGATAAAAATTTTTAAATTCTGTGAAAGAGGTTTTAATTTTATTAATTTTAATTGATTTTAACTCTTTAATTGACTGATCAATTAATTTTCTTTCTTGATCGTCTTGATAAAATATAGCGGAGGCATAGGATTTACCTCGATCACAAAATTGACCATAACCATCATACGGGTCGATATTTACCCAGAAATTTTTAAGTAGTTCTGAATAAGTTATTTTTTTAGGATCATAAGAAACTTTTACTGTCTCTATGTGACCTGTGCGACCAGTAATAACTTGTTGGTAAGTAGGATTTGGGACTTTTCCACCGCTATATCCAGAAATTACAAAATTTACTCCCTCTAATTTATCA
This window harbors:
- a CDS encoding LamB/YcsF family protein, with product MEVNINSDLGESSKFHSTENDPALLKIVNSANIACGYHAGDEETMKKTIRISKDNGVSIGSHPSYLDRENFGRKRMNISSEEVTKLIIDQCEILSIAADKLKMKVTHVKPHGALSNTACENYELSMTIAKAIRQFDPNIIFLVNAHTEMEKAGRDLKLRIACEVFADRNYEDNGYLVSRSKPNAMILDREESAKHVLKMLENQALNCYSGKQIKCDIDSICVHGDEKTAVDNARYLRDILIKNGFQLKSLDKLKKIN
- the pxpB gene encoding 5-oxoprolinase subunit PxpB, which codes for MIKKITNISDQGIICDFGEEVNKDINKKVINLFNYLKEKSNKNEIKGIYNIIPSYNKLVVHFDLEINNSHKIKEIISTIDLKKLNTTQSGKNWTIPVCYDDEFALDLENLTNSLKLSKEEIIKSHLETEFYVYMIGFMPGHPYMGDLDKKLFTGRLQSPRVQVPIGSVAIAEKFCIVYPYLSPGGWNIIGRTSVKLFDTKNLTNPCLFSPGDTIKFKKVNKSELK
- a CDS encoding biotin-dependent carboxyltransferase family protein, with product MEQSYFEVLRPGINSTFQDRGRFGVQYMGLAPGGAMDYQSFLLSNVLLNNEKNTGTIEFAYQGPLLKLIKGKTKIAITGNVFFKIYSQKGEVIGETYRTYDLNEGDQLDILATKSSVYGYLSIEGGFKLNKFCGSVSSQPRAFIGPNDGKKIELKDKILIIKNSETKENKIIRNIKFEEKKIFSVLPGPQFHYFSAASKKEFFSTPYLITKQTDRMGMRVLGKSLENLVNSNIPSEGIIKGAIQVPGDGNPIILLSDHPTTGGYPKVGSIISSDYDDLIQQNSNKEIFFQLVTLEAAEQQFALYVEKIKRKIANIEKI
- the acnA gene encoding aconitate hydratase AcnA, whose translation is MSKVNSFKSKKTIKVNGKDYVIYSLTEAEKNGLKDISKLPKSLKVLLENLLRYEDNSTVDKTQINAIQSWLNNKTSDTEIAYRPARVLMQDYTGIPAVADLAAMRDAVKAKNKDPKKINPLSQVDLVIDHSVMVDNYANKDSFDLNVEKEFSRNGERYSFLKWGQQAFDNFKVVPPGTGICHQVNLEYLSKVVWSSEMNGELTAYPDTLVGTDSHTTMVNGLSVLGWGVGGIEAEAVMLGQPISMLIPEVVGFEVKGKLPEGTTATDLVLTVTQMLRKKGVVGKFVEFYGEGLKNLSLADRATIANMAPEYGATCGFFPIDEETLKYLEFTGRDKDLIKLIEVYAKEQGLWTSSGMVFTDTLSLDVSTVAPTIAGPKRPQDKVLLTDAAKDFDKNFKETIKRTALKEYPVENANYKLKDGNIVIAAITSCTNTSNPSVLIAAGLLAKKAIEKGLSSKPWVKTSLAPGSKVVTDYLEKAGLDTYLNQLGFNLVGYGCTTCIGNSGPLNDNISNSIIKGELYVASVLSGNRNFEGRVHPQVKANYLASPPLVVAYAIAGSMMVDLYKDALGKDKNGKDVFLKDIWPSNKEIADKILTSITAQMYRSRYDNVSEGPASWQKIKTVASSIYDWDQKSTYVKRPPFFENLPDKPEGFKAIKNARPLLILADSITTDHISPAGSIQKSGPTGDYFMEHQVLQKDFNSYGARRGNHEVMMRGTFANIRIKNEMAPGTEGGVTMLHPDKKVMPVFDASMEYQKRKVDLVVIAGKEYGTGSSRDWAAKGTKLLGVKAVIAESFERIHRSNLVGMGILPLQFKEGYSRKTLNLKGSEIINILNVEKGLKPREEVTVEFLFEDGSSKKINVLSRIDTDNETEYYKHGGILQYVLRNMA
- a CDS encoding DUF1850 domain-containing protein — encoded protein: MKIASYAVSLFTLSWSHSVEKVQWQEDWKIVNNKFEIIEARIKGSGAGMEPPENSKLVNGWWVYKPKNIQQNEIILATSSANIENWKICFKGECFELPNNKNNPLKLYVCDSK
- a CDS encoding TRAP transporter permease; translated protein: MDKKINSTGNNLSVELIDPLIEKFPLNLEGKILFYIAIAFSSFQLLTAAHIIDVPSQILRSVHVGFLGLLGFPLVLAIKKKNIFFKIIGWCIALVSVAVATYQIIEYKPLILRSGDPIPMDIVFGVLALVVVFGVSWVIMGIALPIICGVFLLYCLFGNNLSGLFQHRGYDFKTVIEHMTYGTEGIYGVPTYVSSTFIFLFILFGSFLERAGMIKLFTDVSLGTVGHTTGGPAKVSIVSSGLMGTISGSGVANVVTTGQFTIPLMKKFGYRSAFAGGVEATASMGGQIMPPVMGAVAFIMAETLGVEYFEIVKAAIIPALLYYFSAFWMVHLEASKRNLIGLPKNELPSAIKAIKEKWFLVLPLLVLIYLLFAGYTPLYSGSIGLILTAFLILGSSIALGFSSKIIKIIFWIILGFTASLFFKLGADVIKIILVILLLWNFFSKGGRETLLSCRDALAEGAKTALPVGVACAVVGIIIGTLTLTGIASSIAGLVIDVGKTSIFLSLVLTMFISLILGMGIPTIPNYIITSAVVAPALLKLGVPLIVSHMFVFYFGIMADLTPPVALACFAAAPIAKESGLKISFEAIKVAMAGFVIPYMAVYSPELMLQGYDGNNLLNYIFSVFYICIKVILAILFWGITVIGYYHKDLNFFERFVTFLVPFLLVITLPLTDQIAFFLIAVILIYCWFNKKKINT
- a CDS encoding TAXI family TRAP transporter solute-binding subunit, which translates into the protein MLKKISSILCALLMTVSTSNSAEFINILTGGTSGVYYPLGVSLQKIYGDKIKNSKTQVQATKASVENLNLLQDGKGEIAFVLGDSLKFAWEGNEEVGFKGKLDKLRGIAAIYPNYVQIVAAKGSNIKSIADLKGKRVSVGAPKSGTELNARAILTAAGMSYKDLAKTEYLPFAESVELIKNRQLDATLQSAGLGVASLKDLANSVDVVVVSVSPDIIKKIGSPYITGVIPANTYKGQAENVSTAAIGNFLVTHKDVSTETVYQMTKLVFESLPELVAAHAAAKDIDIKKATVGMPVPLHPGAQKYFKEKGIIK
- the msrB gene encoding peptide-methionine (R)-S-oxide reductase MsrB, producing MKYKINKSETEWQNILSESEYKILRQEGTERAFTNMLCNENRDGNYYCKGCNSKLFSSKMKFDSGTGWPSFFESYKNVFDTSTDYKLIYPRTEYHCARCGGHHGHLFDDGPEPTNKRYCNNGTALKFVPEKVD
- a CDS encoding PaaI family thioesterase — protein: MSISSEVSKKGFIKYIGGIEFKKISENNFEFISKVQKFNLNSSGISHGGYLASILDSGMGSAAHKIIDEGKRCVTISLDIKFIGTSKENDILIGKVVISKKTQSLIFVEAKLFNSEQVIATACGIWKILK
- the msrA gene encoding peptide-methionine (S)-S-oxide reductase MsrA, with the protein product MKKLFLIFFLLFFNQSIYSKEKFAYFAGGCFWCMEPVFDKLEGVNFVISGYSGGKVPNPTYQQVITGRTGHIETVKVSYDPKKITYSELLKNFWVNIDPYDGYGQFCDRGKSYASAIFYQDDQERKLIDQSIKELKSIKINKIKTSFTEFKNFYPAEDYHQQYYKKNPSDYFAYVIGCRRMERLKEVWR